Proteins from a genomic interval of Rosa chinensis cultivar Old Blush chromosome 2, RchiOBHm-V2, whole genome shotgun sequence:
- the LOC112189755 gene encoding LOW QUALITY PROTEIN: dolichyl-diphosphooligosaccharide--protein glycosyltransferase subunit STT3A-like (The sequence of the model RefSeq protein was modified relative to this genomic sequence to represent the inferred CDS: inserted 1 base in 1 codon), whose translation MEGSETSNGTTLRNAFGNVLSFFILILIGVLAFSIRLFSVIKYESVIHEFDPYFNYRVTQFLTKNGIYDFWNWFDDRTWYPLGRVIGGTVYPGLTLTAGTLWWLLNSLNIPLSVETICVFTAPIFSAFTSWAAYLLTREVKGAGAGLTAAALIAMVPSYISRSVAGSYDNEAVAIFALVFTFYLYIKTLNTGSLFYATLNALAYFYMVCSWGGYTFIINLIPMHVLMCIVTGRYSSRLYIAYAPLVVLGTLLAALVPVVGFNAVMTSEHFASFLVFIIIHVVAFVHYIKGVLAPKMFKVAVTLVLSIGVIVCCAVIAVLVALVASSPTKGWSGRSLSLLDPTYASKYIPIIASVSEHQPPTWPSYFMDINVLAFLVPAGIIACFSPLSDASSFVILYIVTSVYFSGVMVRLMLVLAPAACITSGIALSEAFEVFTRSIKFQLPGLQGISPVKAEETSSDSTVPLNEVPKTDKSGETLKERPSRKNRKKEKEPVEKPSIKARIEKKLLVLPLEGSVLAIXLLVLLGAFYVVHCVWAAAEAYSAPSIVLTSHSHDGLHVFDDFREAYAWLSHNTEVDDKVASWWDYGYQTTAMANRTVIVDNNTWNNTHIATVGTAMSSPEKAAWEIFNSLDVKYVLVVFGGLVGYPSDDINKFLWMVRIGGGVFPHIKEPDYLRDGQYRIDNQATPTMLNCLMYKLSYYRFVDTDGKGFDRVRRTEIGKKHFKLTHFEEVFTTHHWMVRIYKLKPPKNRIRGKTKKSKSKSTSTISGKRSGTKKNPWN comes from the exons ATGGAGGGCTCCGAGACCTCCAACGGTACAACCTTGAGGAATGCTTTCGGTAATGTCCTCtccttcttcatcctcatcctgaTCGGCGTTCTCGCTTTTTCGATCCGTCTCTTCTCT GTCATAAAGTACGAGAGTGTTATTCACGAGTTTGATCCTTATTTCAATTACAGAGTCACTCAG tttctgaCAAAGAATGGAATATATGATTTTTGGAACTGGTTTGATGATCGAACCTG gTATCCTCTTGGTCGTGTGATTGGTGGAACTGTTTACCCTGGATTGACCTTGACAGCAGGAACCCTATGGTG GTTGTTGAATTCATTAAATATTCCTCTTTCTGTGGAAACTATTTGTGTATTTACTGCACCTATATTCTCTGCTTTCACATCCTGGGCAGCTTACCTTCTGACTCGG GAAGTTAAGGGCGCTGGTGCTGGACTAACAGCTGCAGCTCTTATTGCAATG GTGCCATCATATATTTCTCGGTCTGTAGCTGGAAGCTATGACAATGAAGCTGTGGCTATTTTTGCTTTGGTCTTCACCttctatctctatataaag ACACTGAATACAGGATCCCTCTTTTATGCAACTCTTAATGCCCTAGCATACTTTTACatg GTTTGCTCTTGGGGAGGCTACACATTTATTATCAATCTTATTCCAATGCATGTGCTTATGTGCATTGTGACTGGTCGATACTCATCACGACTGTACATTGCCTATGCTCCTCTT GTTGTCTTGGGCACATTATTAGCTGCTTTGGTGCCTGTTGTTGGATTTAATGCAGTCATGACATCGGAACATTTTGCATCCTTCTTG gtttttattattatacaCGTGGTCGCATTTGTGCACTATATCAAAGGGGTTCTTGCACCTAAAATGTTCAAAGTTGCTGTGACACTTGTTCTATCTATTGGCGT GATAGTATGCTGTGCTGTGATAGCAGTACTGGTAGCTTTGGTAGCTTCAAGTCCGACGAAGGGGTGGAGTGGGCGAAGTCTAAGTCTACTTGATCC aaccTATGCAAGCAAGTACATACCAATTATTGCTAGTGTTAGTGAGCATCAACCTCCTACTTGGCCCTCATACTTTATGGACATTAATGTGTTGGCATTCTTAGTTCCAGCTGGCATAATT GCATGCTTTTCACCCTTATCGGATGCGAGCTCTTTTGTCATCCTTTATATTGTAACATCAGTTTATTTCTCTGGAGTTATG GTGCGTCTTATGTTGGTACTTGCTCCAGCAGCATGCATTACCTCTGGAATTGCTCTTTCTGAAGCTTTTGAAGTTTTTACACGATCAATTAAGTTTCAGTTACCTGGTTTACAAGGAATTTCACCAGTTAAG GCAGAGGAGACCAGTTCTGATAGCACTGTGCCACTGAATGAAGTGCCTAAGACCGATAAAAGTGGAGAGACATTAAAGGAGAGACCCTCAAGAAAGAAcaggaagaaggaaaaagaaccTGTAGAAAAGCCTTCTATCAAAGCTCGAATTGAAAAGAAGCTTCTGGTTTTACCTCTTGAGGGATCAGTTCTTGCTA TTCTACTTGTGCTGCTGGGTGCCTTCTATGTG GTTCATTGTGTCTGGGCAGCAGCAGAAGCGTATTCAGCCCCATCCATTGTTCTAACATCTCATTCACATGATGGTCTCCATGTTTTTGATGATTTTAGAGAGGCTTATGCATGGCTAAGCCACAATACTGAGGTGGATGATAAA gttgcatcttGGTGGGATTATGGGTACCAAACCACTGCCATGGCTAACCGCACTGTCATTGTTGACAATAATACCTGGAACAACACTCATATTGCAACAGTCGGTACTGCCATGTCTTCTCCAGAAAAGGCTGCTTGggaaattttcaactcattGGATGTAAAATATGTCCTCGTTGTATTTGGAG GTCTTGTTGGCTACCCCAGTGATGATATTAATAAATTCCTGTGGATGGTCCGTATCGGAGGTGGTGTATTTCCTCATATCAAGGAACCTGATTACTTA AGAGATGGTCAGTATCGGATTGACAATCAGGCCACCCCCACCATGCTAAATTGTCTCATGTACAAGCTCTCTTATTACAG GTTTGTGGACACGGATGGTAAAGGCTTTGATAGGGTGAGGCGAACAGAAATTGGAAAGAAGCATTTCAAACTTACCCATTTTGAAGAG GTATTTACAACTCACCATTGGATGGTTCGGATATACAAACTAAAACCGCCAAAGAATCGTATCCGAGGAAAGACTAAAAAATCAAAATCG AAATCAACCTCAACGATTAGCGGAAAAAGAAGTGGGACTAAAAAGAATCCGTGGAACTGA